A window from Peromyscus eremicus chromosome 5, PerEre_H2_v1, whole genome shotgun sequence encodes these proteins:
- the LOC131910716 gene encoding pre-mRNA-splicing factor 38A-like gives MANRTVKDAHSIHGTNPQYLVEKIIRTRIYESKYWKEECFGLTAELVVDKAMELRFVGGVYGGNIKPTPFLCLTLKMLQIQPEKDIIVEFIKNEDFKYVRMLGALYMRLTGTAMDCYKYLEPLYNDYRKIKSQNRNGEFELMHVDEFIDELLHSERVCDIILPRLQRRSVLEEAEQLEPRVSALEEDMDDVESSEEEEEEDEKLERVPSPDHRRRRSYRDLDKPRRSPALRYRRSRSRSPRRRSRSPKRRSPSPRRERHRSKSPRRHRSRSRDRRHRSRSKSPGHHRSHRHRSHSKSPERSKKSHKKSRRGNE, from the coding sequence ATGGCGAACCGTACGGTCAAGGATGCCCACAGCATCCATGGCACCAACCCTCAGTATCTGGTGGAGAAGATCATTCGCACGCGGATCTATGAATCAAAGTACTGGAAAGAAGAGTGCTTTGGACTTACCGCTGAACTTGTAGTGGACAAAGCCATGGAGTTAAGGTTTGTGGGTGGTGTCTACGGTGGAAACATAAAGCCAACTCCTTTTCTGTGTTTAACCTTGAAGATGCTTCAGATTCAACCTGAGAAGGATATCATTGTTGAGTTCATAAAAAATGAAGATTTCAAGTATGTCCGGATGTTGGGGGCACTTTACATGAGGCTGACAGGAACTGCAATGGATTGCTACAAGTACTTGGAGCCTTTGTACAATGACTATCGAAAAATCAAGAGCCAGAACCGGAATGGGGAGTTTGAACTGATGCACGTAGATGAGTTCATTGATGAACTTCTGCACAGTGAGAGAGTCTGTGATATCATTTTGCCCCGGCTGCAGAGACGCTCTGTGCTGGAGGAAGCTGAACAACTGGAGCCCCGAGTTAGTGCTCTAGAAGAGGACATGGATGATGTGGAAtccagtgaggaggaggaagaagaagatgagaagctggaAAGAGTCCCATCACCTGACCATCGACGACGAAGAAGCTACCGAGACCTGGACAAGCCACGGCGTTCTCCTGCACTGCGCTACAGGAGGAGTCGGAGTCGGTCTCCCAGGAGGCGAAGTAGATCCCCCAAAAGAAGAAGCCCTTCTCCACGCCGAGAAAGGCATAGGAGCAAGAGTCCACGACGCCATCGAAGCAGGTCCCGAGACAGACGACACAGATCCCGCTCTAAATCCCCAGGTCACCACCGTAGTCACAGACATAGGAGTCACTCCAAGTCTCCTGAAAGGtctaagaaaagccacaagaagaGCCGGAGAGGAAATGAGTAA